The following nucleotide sequence is from Paenibacillus odorifer.
GCGAGTCCTGTACGGTTGGCATACTCGGCAAGACTGTCCAGAGCGCGATGAGCTAACATTTCATTCTTTTCCTTCTTATTGCGGATCTTCTTCTCTACCTTCGGCAACAGACCGAAATTGGCATTCATAGGCTGAAAATGCTCTGGATCGGCTGAAGTAATATAAGCTGGCATGCTGCCTAGAACAGTATCCTGCGGGAAGATCAGTCCTTCCTGTCCGAGTGCTGCCCGGGCAGCATTAATACCAGCTATGAGCCCGGAAGCAGCTGATTCAACATAACCTTCTACACCTGTCATCTGTCCAGCAAAAAAGAGTCTTTCCTTGCCTTTCATCTGATAGGTAGGGTGCAGAAGTTTAGGAGAATTAATAAATGTATTTCTGTGCATCACACCATAACGAACATATTCAGCATTCTCAAGACCTGGGATCAGCGAGAACACACGCTTTTGCTCGCCCCATTTCAAATGGGTCTGAAAACCAACAAGATTGTAAAGTGTGCCGGCAGCGTTATCCTGACGGAGTTGCACAACCGCGTAAGGAAGTTTACCTGTATGCGGATTGATAAGTCCTACTGGCTTCATTGGGCCAAATAACGCTGTTTGCTTGCCGCGTTTCATCATGATTTCGATAGGCATACAGCCCTCAAAGTATATTTCTTTCTCAAAATCTTTGAGTGCTGCTGTCTCAGCAGAAATCAACGCATCATAAAACACGTCGAACTCCTCTTCTGTCATCGGACAGTTCAGATAAGCCGCTTCACCTTTATCATAACGGGAAGCCAAATATACCTTGTTCATATCAATGGTGTCTTTCTCAACAATCGGTGCTGCTGCATCATAGAAGTAGAAATACTCTTCACCCAGCAGCCCTTTTATTTCAGCAGATAATGCCGGTGAAGTTAGTGGGCC
It contains:
- the trmFO gene encoding FADH(2)-oxidizing methylenetetrahydrofolate--tRNA-(uracil(54)-C(5))-methyltransferase TrmFO, with protein sequence MSDTAKVTVIGAGLAGSEAAWQIASLGVPVRLYEMRPVVKTPAHHTNQFAELVCSNSLRANGLGNAVGVLKEEMRRLNSLVLGAADRHAVPAGGALAVDRDGFSGEITHTLHNHPLVEVINEELTHIPEEGIVVIATGPLTSPALSAEIKGLLGEEYFYFYDAAAPIVEKDTIDMNKVYLASRYDKGEAAYLNCPMTEEEFDVFYDALISAETAALKDFEKEIYFEGCMPIEIMMKRGKQTALFGPMKPVGLINPHTGKLPYAVVQLRQDNAAGTLYNLVGFQTHLKWGEQKRVFSLIPGLENAEYVRYGVMHRNTFINSPKLLHPTYQMKGKERLFFAGQMTGVEGYVESAASGLIAGINAARAALGQEGLIFPQDTVLGSMPAYITSADPEHFQPMNANFGLLPKVEKKIRNKKEKNEMLAHRALDSLAEYANRTGLAYSEPEVVDSEQSPS